From the Cervus elaphus chromosome 20, mCerEla1.1, whole genome shotgun sequence genome, one window contains:
- the KCNJ13 gene encoding inward rectifier potassium channel 13 isoform X1: protein MDGSHCKVIAPLLTQRRRRMVTKDGHSTLQMDGAQTGLAYLRDAWGTLMDMRWRWMMLVFAASFVIHWLVFAALWYVLAEMNGDLGLDHDAPPENHTICVKHITSFAAAFSFSLETQLTIGYGTMFPSGDCPSAIALLAIQMLLGLMLEAFITGAFVAKIARPKNRAFSIRFTDLAVVAHIDGKPNLIFQVANTRPSPLTNVRVSAILYQERENGKLYQTSVDFHLDGVSSEECPFFIFPLTYYHAITPSSPLATLLQHENPPHFELVVFLSATQEGTGETCQRRTSYLPSEIMLRHCFASLLTRGSKGEYQIKMENFDKTIPEFQTPLVSKSPNRTDLDIHINGQSIDSFQISETGLIE, encoded by the exons ATGGATGGCAGTCACTGCAAAGTTATTGCTCCTCTCCTGACTCAGAGGCGCCGGAGGATGGTTACCAAGGATGGTCACAGCACGCTTCAAATGGACGGCGCGCAAACAGGTCTTGCGTATCTTCGAGACGCCTGGGGAACCCTAATGGACATGCGCTGGCGCTGGATGATGCTGGTCTTCGCCGCCTCTTTTGTCATCCACTGGCTTGTCTTTGCAGCGCTCTGGTATGTTCTAGCTGAGATGAATGGTGACCTGGGACTAGATCATGACGCCCCACCTGAAAACCACACTATCTGTGTCAAGCACATCACCAGTTTTGCAGCGGCATTCTCCTTCTCCCTGGAGACCCAGCTCACCATTGGTTACGGCACCATGTTCCCCAGCGGCGACTGTCCGAGTGCTATCGCACTGCTTGCCATACAAATGCTCCTGGGCCTCATGCTAGAGGCGTTTATCACAG GTGCCTTTGTGGCGAAGATTGCCCGGCCAAAAAATCGAGCTTTCTCAATTCGCTTTACTGACTTAGCAGTAGTAGCTCACATAGATGGCAAACCTAATCTCATTTTCCAAGTGGCCAACACTCGACCTAGCCCTCTAACCAATGTCCGGGTCTCAGCTATACTCTATCAGGAACGAGAAAACGGCAAACTCTACCAGACCAGTGTGGACTTCCACCTTGACGGCGTCAGTTCTGAGGAGTGTCCATTCTTTATCTTTCCACTCACCTACTACCACGCTATTACACCATCAAGTCCTCTGGCTACTCTGCTCCAGCATGAAAACCCTCCCCACTTTGAACTGGTCGTGTTCCTTTCAGCAACGCAGGAAGGCACTGGAGAAACGTGCCAGAGGAGGACATCCTACCTGCCCTCCGAGATCATGTTACGTCACTGTTTTGCATCTCTGTTGACCCGAGGCTCCAAGGGGGAGTATCAAATCAAGATGGAGAATTTTGACAAGACCATTCCTGAATTTCAAACTCCTCTGGTCTCCAAGAGCCCAAACAGGACTGACCTGGACATCCACATCAATGGACAAAGCATTGACAGTTTTCAGATCTCTGAAACAGGACTGATAGAGTAA
- the KCNJ13 gene encoding inward rectifier potassium channel 13 isoform X2 codes for MDGSHCKVIAPLLTQRRRRMVTKDGHSTLQMDGAQTGLAYLRDAWGTLMDMRWRWMMLVFAASFVIHWLVFAALWCLCGEDCPAKKSSFLNSLY; via the exons ATGGATGGCAGTCACTGCAAAGTTATTGCTCCTCTCCTGACTCAGAGGCGCCGGAGGATGGTTACCAAGGATGGTCACAGCACGCTTCAAATGGACGGCGCGCAAACAGGTCTTGCGTATCTTCGAGACGCCTGGGGAACCCTAATGGACATGCGCTGGCGCTGGATGATGCTGGTCTTCGCCGCCTCTTTTGTCATCCACTGGCTTGTCTTTGCAGCGCTCTG GTGCCTTTGTGGCGAAGATTGCCCGGCCAAAAAATCGAGCTTTCTCAATTCGCTTTACTGA